In one window of Maribacter dokdonensis DSW-8 DNA:
- a CDS encoding sodium:solute symporter family protein: MELSTLDYAFIIVFFSLVLGIGVYVSKKSGKNSSEFFLSGRTMPWWLLGLSMVATTFSTDTPNLVTDIVRTNGVSGNWVWWCFLITGMLTVFVYAKLWRKSNVNTDLEFYEMRYGGKPASFLRKFRAVYLGVIFNVITMSAVTLAAIKIGSIMLGLEPWQTVVSAGLITVTFSALGGFKGVVYTDFLLFFVAMAGAIGAAYYLVNIPEVGGIEALMANENVTEKLNILPDFSNKKALITLFIIPLAVQWWSSWYPGAEPGGGGYIAQRMLAAKDENHAIGATFFFNIMHYALRPWPWILVALASIVVYPDLASIQEAFPNVTADKLGHDLAYSAMLTKLPSGLLGVVLASLVAAYMSTISTQLNWGSSYIVYDFYKQQINPNASEKRLVAVGRISTVVLMIFSAALALLLQNALQLFDVLLAFGAGTGLIFILRWFWWRINAWSEITAMFASGIISIILKLTPVGAYLFATETGLLPDWSEYIFIVVVTTIIWLIATFMTQPESNETLRSFYRKIQPGGPGWSKVVDEAKTDAVEIVKDKEKWSVPAGVTAMLLGVLLIYSIMFATGYWIYGRTTQAIVLTVVSIIAGVLLVKAWNRLKGNIL; encoded by the coding sequence ATGGAACTCAGTACATTAGACTATGCATTTATTATAGTTTTCTTCTCTCTTGTCTTAGGAATAGGAGTATATGTGTCAAAGAAATCAGGTAAAAACTCTTCAGAATTTTTTCTATCAGGCCGTACTATGCCGTGGTGGCTATTAGGTCTTTCAATGGTAGCGACGACATTTTCAACAGATACCCCCAATTTGGTGACAGATATTGTTCGTACTAATGGAGTTTCGGGGAACTGGGTGTGGTGGTGTTTTTTGATTACCGGTATGTTGACCGTTTTCGTTTATGCCAAACTTTGGCGTAAATCTAACGTAAATACAGATTTAGAGTTTTATGAAATGCGCTATGGTGGTAAGCCGGCAAGTTTTTTAAGAAAGTTCAGGGCAGTTTATTTGGGCGTTATCTTTAATGTGATTACCATGTCTGCGGTAACTTTGGCAGCAATTAAAATAGGTAGTATAATGCTGGGTCTAGAACCATGGCAAACCGTGGTCAGTGCAGGTCTTATAACGGTTACCTTTAGTGCCTTAGGCGGATTCAAAGGTGTGGTATATACAGATTTCCTTTTGTTTTTTGTTGCCATGGCCGGTGCCATAGGAGCAGCATATTATTTAGTGAATATTCCTGAAGTTGGAGGAATTGAAGCTTTAATGGCGAATGAAAATGTAACAGAGAAATTGAACATATTGCCAGATTTCAGTAACAAGAAAGCATTGATAACTTTATTCATAATACCGCTGGCCGTACAGTGGTGGAGTTCTTGGTATCCAGGTGCTGAGCCAGGCGGTGGTGGTTATATTGCTCAACGTATGTTGGCAGCAAAAGATGAGAACCATGCTATTGGGGCAACCTTCTTTTTTAACATTATGCACTACGCATTAAGACCTTGGCCATGGATTTTAGTGGCATTGGCATCTATTGTAGTATACCCGGATCTAGCAAGTATACAAGAAGCTTTCCCTAATGTAACGGCAGATAAATTAGGTCATGATTTAGCATATTCGGCAATGTTGACCAAACTACCAAGCGGATTGTTAGGAGTTGTTTTAGCATCTTTGGTGGCGGCCTACATGAGTACCATTAGTACCCAATTGAACTGGGGCTCTTCATATATCGTTTATGATTTTTATAAACAACAGATTAATCCTAATGCATCTGAAAAGCGATTGGTAGCAGTAGGTAGAATTTCAACCGTAGTATTAATGATATTCAGTGCTGCACTGGCATTATTGCTACAAAACGCATTACAGCTGTTCGATGTGCTATTGGCATTCGGAGCAGGTACAGGGCTGATTTTTATACTTAGATGGTTCTGGTGGAGGATTAATGCATGGAGTGAGATTACGGCAATGTTTGCATCGGGTATTATTTCGATCATCTTAAAATTAACTCCAGTAGGTGCATATTTATTTGCTACCGAAACAGGTTTGTTGCCAGATTGGTCAGAATATATATTTATAGTAGTGGTAACAACCATTATTTGGTTGATCGCTACATTTATGACGCAGCCAGAGTCTAATGAAACGTTGAGAAGCTTCTACAGAAAAATACAACCAGGTGGACCGGGTTGGTCCAAAGTAGTTGATGAAGCAAAAACCGATGCAGTGGAAATTGTAAAGGATAAAGAAAAATGGAGCGTGCCTGCAGGGGTAACCGCAATGTTATTAGGTGTATTATTGATCTATTCGATCATGTTCGCTACCGGATATTGGATCTATGGTAGAACTACCCAAGCAATCGTATTAACGGTTGTTTCAATAATAGCAGGTGTATTGCTGGTAAAAGCATGGAATCGCTTAAAAGGCAATATTTTATAA
- the cls gene encoding cardiolipin synthase — translation MNTFFWVAYIAVTVWSIVNIIFNGSRATKMISWSLSVIIFPFLGPLLYYLFGINRRKFKLFKLKQTEKRRLYSETYKELEGGEQSVHDFDDYKRDKLASLIRKNSYFAPYEGNEVTLLNSGEEAFGAIFKAIKGAKKFIHIQYYILEDGMLLDKFYELFKEKVKEGVEIRMLYDSFGSNSMRGKRVQRFKDIGVKAFSTMPIRFGNLLFTLNYRNHRKIVIIDGNVGFTGGFNVSDKYMKPVSELGIWQDLHVQIKGPAVNSLQRVFVKDYHFAGKEELLLQDKYFPKVDSSGKTVAQIISSGPDSRYPAIMQQYLAMINIATKSICIANPYFIPGEPVLEAIRIAALSGVKVTLLTPKISDSLLAQYSMFSTFEALLEVGANIYLRPDFSHSKVIIIDGEIVSVGSGNFDYRSFEHNFETNAILYDKEKASHIEKLFTKHCTEEVKVDLEKFRQRSPFSKFLEGLAKFFSPLL, via the coding sequence GTGAATACTTTTTTTTGGGTTGCATATATAGCGGTAACGGTGTGGAGTATCGTCAATATTATTTTCAATGGATCAAGGGCAACTAAGATGATTAGTTGGTCTTTGTCTGTTATAATATTTCCTTTTTTGGGTCCGCTGTTATACTATTTGTTCGGTATTAACAGAAGAAAGTTCAAGCTGTTTAAATTAAAACAAACAGAGAAAAGACGATTATATTCTGAAACCTATAAAGAGTTGGAGGGCGGCGAACAAAGCGTTCATGATTTTGATGACTACAAGAGAGATAAATTAGCATCACTAATAAGAAAGAACAGTTATTTTGCCCCTTATGAAGGTAATGAGGTAACCTTGCTCAATAGTGGAGAAGAAGCCTTTGGAGCCATATTCAAAGCCATTAAAGGGGCTAAGAAATTCATACACATCCAATACTATATTTTAGAAGATGGAATGTTGTTAGACAAGTTTTATGAACTGTTCAAAGAGAAGGTAAAAGAAGGTGTAGAAATTAGAATGTTGTATGATTCTTTTGGTAGTAATTCAATGCGAGGTAAAAGAGTACAGCGATTTAAGGATATTGGGGTAAAAGCATTTTCTACGATGCCCATTCGTTTTGGAAACCTTCTGTTTACCCTTAACTATAGAAATCACAGAAAAATTGTAATCATAGACGGTAACGTTGGTTTTACCGGTGGTTTCAATGTGTCCGATAAGTATATGAAGCCAGTGTCAGAGCTGGGAATATGGCAAGATTTGCATGTACAGATCAAAGGGCCGGCAGTAAATAGCTTGCAGCGTGTTTTTGTAAAGGATTATCATTTTGCAGGTAAAGAAGAATTGTTGCTACAGGATAAATATTTTCCCAAAGTAGACTCTTCTGGCAAAACGGTTGCGCAGATTATTTCAAGCGGACCAGATTCTAGATACCCTGCAATTATGCAGCAATATTTGGCAATGATCAATATAGCCACAAAGAGTATTTGCATTGCCAACCCTTATTTTATCCCTGGTGAGCCGGTCTTGGAAGCCATAAGAATTGCGGCATTGAGCGGAGTAAAGGTCACATTGTTGACCCCTAAGATTTCAGATTCATTGTTAGCACAATATAGTATGTTTTCAACTTTTGAAGCATTACTTGAAGTGGGCGCCAATATATATTTAAGACCAGATTTTTCTCATAGCAAGGTCATTATTATTGATGGGGAAATAGTATCCGTAGGCTCAGGTAATTTTGATTACAGAAGTTTTGAGCACAATTTTGAGACCAATGCTATTTTATACGATAAAGAAAAAGCATCGCATATAGAAAAACTGTTTACAAAACACTGTACGGAAGAAGTCAAAGTAGATTTAGAAAAATTTAGGCAGAGGTCACCGTTCAGTAAATTTTTAGAAGGGCTTGCCAAATTCTTTAGTCCGCTTTTATGA
- a CDS encoding acyltransferase family protein: protein MKKDRIVSVDIFRGATILLMVLVNTPGTWSNVYGPFLHADWHGYTPTDLVFPFFLFIVGTSIAFSYKNRTVDVKAYKKIAIRALKLIALGLFLGAFLIHYSFFKNFKDIRFPGVLQRIGVVFFLTAILFINLSWKKLIWVTAVLLIGYWLLMTFVPVEGVASTLERAPNNLANWIDVKVFGTHNYKADYDPEGLLSTVPAIASSLLGVFTGLILTAKQEKKATILMGIGGSFLIIGHMWDLVFPINKALWTSSFVLVTAGWANLILALIYYLTDVKKIEFGSIFRYAGANAIVIYFLSSFISKVMGQIQVGDTSLHGWLFQKVYVHDFLALETSSLLYGLSVVLFYSLVGYILYQKKIFIKV from the coding sequence ATGAAGAAGGACAGAATTGTTTCGGTCGACATCTTTAGAGGAGCTACCATACTGTTAATGGTATTGGTGAATACACCAGGAACATGGTCAAATGTGTACGGGCCTTTTTTACATGCAGATTGGCACGGTTATACACCAACAGATTTGGTTTTTCCGTTCTTCTTGTTCATTGTTGGTACATCAATAGCCTTTTCCTATAAGAACAGAACGGTTGATGTAAAAGCATATAAAAAAATTGCGATCCGGGCATTGAAGTTAATTGCTTTGGGTCTTTTCTTAGGGGCATTTTTAATTCATTACTCATTCTTTAAAAATTTCAAGGACATTAGATTTCCTGGGGTATTACAACGTATAGGAGTGGTATTCTTTTTAACAGCTATTTTGTTTATTAACCTAAGTTGGAAAAAACTAATTTGGGTAACGGCGGTATTACTAATAGGATATTGGTTATTAATGACGTTCGTTCCTGTAGAAGGAGTGGCATCCACCTTGGAAAGAGCACCCAATAATTTGGCAAACTGGATAGATGTAAAAGTTTTTGGTACGCATAACTATAAGGCAGATTACGATCCAGAAGGCTTGTTAAGTACAGTACCAGCTATTGCCAGTTCTTTATTAGGGGTATTTACAGGATTGATACTAACCGCTAAGCAAGAAAAGAAAGCCACTATTCTAATGGGCATAGGCGGTAGCTTCTTGATCATAGGGCATATGTGGGATCTAGTGTTCCCCATTAACAAAGCACTATGGACAAGCAGTTTTGTATTGGTCACTGCAGGTTGGGCAAACCTTATTTTGGCACTTATATATTACCTGACAGATGTAAAGAAAATTGAATTTGGATCTATATTCAGATATGCAGGAGCAAATGCTATTGTAATATATTTTCTTTCTAGCTTCATTAGCAAGGTGATGGGTCAAATACAAGTGGGCGACACCTCATTACACGGTTGGTTGTTTCAAAAAGTATATGTCCATGACTTTCTTGCGCTAGAAACTTCATCCTTATTATATGGGCTAAGTGTAGTACTGTTCTATAGTCTTGTGGGCTATATCCTATATCAGAAAAAGATATTTATAAAGGTGTAG
- a CDS encoding arsenate reductase family protein, whose amino-acid sequence MGVIAMDKKQITLYYSSENSIGKQLNAYVESSGKEHLTIDISKTNVTGTQWAELADGLGKTISELINTDHPDFKDEYGDKTVNLDDDGWLKILDKKPSLLKNAIVIKGKDFIELTSASDFKQYMDPDSAGIEKPYK is encoded by the coding sequence ATGGGAGTAATTGCTATGGATAAAAAACAGATAACCCTTTATTACAGTTCAGAAAATTCAATTGGTAAGCAATTGAACGCTTACGTGGAATCTTCTGGTAAAGAACATTTAACAATAGATATCTCTAAGACAAATGTCACCGGCACCCAATGGGCAGAGCTGGCAGATGGCCTAGGCAAGACCATCTCTGAATTGATAAATACCGACCACCCGGATTTTAAGGATGAGTATGGCGATAAAACCGTTAATTTAGATGATGATGGTTGGTTGAAAATTTTAGATAAAAAACCTAGTCTTTTAAAAAATGCCATTGTCATTAAAGGAAAAGATTTCATAGAACTTACCAGCGCATCGGATTTTAAACAATATATGGACCCTGACAGCGCGGGTATAGAAAAGCCTTATAAGTAG
- a CDS encoding helix-turn-helix domain-containing protein codes for MGTKKEFKELNVVDIVKDIAHRLDVDYREENNEICMDIPKEAGTGHIKAISFSHGVGILDVDITLKKDTRFVLNQSLVQPLEIVFNREKSIWHEFEGQEKLTEIKHLESAIFSCNSKYGNVLTLKAEEPVCFFSLEINRKLFEEKIESFLPEMNEDLEGLFRDVNGINLFFHKAHYSLDIAKCIEEINQTEDQGFTKSVFIEGKCYEILAHHLRQYVDDASPSEKRTILRQSTVVKIEHAANIIDESLDQAPDVLTLSKKVGLNQNTLQNGFQSLFGLSVKEYLQNKRMEKARHLMESTHLNITEITYRIGITSRSYFSKLFKERYSMSPKQYMQKLEATKEKDDTTAI; via the coding sequence ATGGGTACAAAAAAAGAGTTTAAGGAGTTGAACGTGGTTGATATCGTAAAGGATATTGCCCACAGATTAGATGTTGATTATAGGGAAGAGAACAATGAAATTTGTATGGATATCCCTAAAGAGGCTGGTACCGGTCATATAAAAGCAATTAGTTTTTCTCATGGTGTGGGCATTTTAGATGTTGATATTACCCTTAAGAAAGACACCCGGTTTGTGCTTAATCAATCTTTAGTGCAGCCATTGGAAATTGTATTTAATAGGGAAAAGAGTATTTGGCATGAGTTTGAAGGCCAAGAAAAACTAACAGAAATAAAGCATTTAGAAAGTGCCATTTTTTCTTGTAACAGTAAATACGGAAATGTACTTACACTTAAAGCCGAAGAACCTGTTTGCTTCTTTAGCTTAGAGATCAACAGAAAATTGTTCGAAGAAAAAATTGAGTCTTTTTTACCGGAAATGAACGAAGACCTAGAGGGTCTGTTTAGAGATGTTAACGGTATTAACCTTTTTTTTCACAAAGCTCATTATAGCCTTGATATTGCAAAATGTATTGAGGAAATCAACCAAACGGAAGATCAAGGTTTTACAAAAAGTGTATTTATTGAAGGCAAATGCTATGAAATACTGGCACACCATCTAAGGCAATATGTAGATGATGCCTCCCCAAGCGAAAAAAGAACAATTCTTAGACAGTCTACCGTTGTTAAAATAGAACACGCCGCAAATATTATAGATGAGAGTTTAGACCAGGCACCAGATGTTTTAACACTTTCAAAAAAAGTAGGCTTAAATCAAAATACACTACAAAACGGTTTTCAAAGCTTATTTGGACTTTCGGTCAAAGAATATTTGCAAAACAAACGCATGGAAAAAGCCAGACATTTAATGGAAAGTACTCATTTGAACATCACTGAAATTACTTATAGAATTGGTATTACCTCTAGAAGTTACTTCTCTAAATTGTTCAAAGAACGATATTCAATGTCGCCAAAACAGTATATGCAAAAATTAGAAGCTACCAAGGAAAAAGATGATACCACTGCTATTTAG
- a CDS encoding AsmA family protein, with product MSKILKWLVVILIFSIGSYMLAEWKMKHEIISFLERKVPDHINFSYDELAINLLEGNIAFTDVAVVSLGKQTSSCEIRVNANELSIEGFSYWKILFQKSVHIKTLTLSTPHLHFKTCPKDPNNVVANKSNPINLLKEIFVEELKFESGVVEIWDANEEIELISVASLGLHLKDVATDPETITKYVPFTFSNYQIEIAQFKAPLGEYENLQMASLVMNNSSIDMTDISLLTKYSKAELSKQITYERDHVSLTIPAISINDHNYVANKDSLQINFKEVKFIEPNLEIYRDKSPLEDLSTKPLYGTLLRKLPFMIAIDTILIKQGTIVYREDAPNNVKAGALRFTNLNADINNLSNLTTVNDTVSIKLNANLMDAGALHLDWKFNVNDPHNSFLISGKLSNFYTEKLNDFLVPNLRTQTTGTIEQLYFTISGDKYTSSGDIKMRYEDFKFQLLNKERNGVKKVLSFIGNLFVNDGSKADENGFRYGTISVERTQHKSFFNYLWINLQDGLVDVLTSNGKKE from the coding sequence ATGTCAAAGATTTTAAAGTGGCTAGTTGTTATTCTCATTTTCTCCATAGGTAGTTATATGCTTGCCGAATGGAAAATGAAGCATGAAATCATCAGTTTTTTAGAGCGAAAAGTACCCGATCACATTAATTTTTCATATGATGAACTTGCAATAAACCTATTAGAGGGCAACATTGCTTTTACCGACGTTGCCGTAGTCAGTTTAGGCAAGCAAACCTCTTCGTGCGAAATAAGAGTAAATGCCAACGAGCTTTCCATTGAAGGATTTAGTTACTGGAAAATACTTTTTCAAAAGTCTGTTCATATAAAAACCTTGACACTGTCAACACCTCATCTTCATTTTAAAACTTGCCCAAAAGACCCTAACAACGTAGTTGCCAACAAAAGCAATCCCATTAATCTCCTGAAAGAAATTTTTGTTGAAGAATTAAAGTTCGAATCTGGTGTTGTGGAAATTTGGGACGCCAATGAAGAAATTGAACTCATTTCAGTAGCATCTTTAGGTCTTCATTTAAAAGATGTAGCTACCGACCCCGAGACAATTACCAAATATGTTCCGTTTACATTTTCTAATTATCAAATAGAAATAGCGCAATTTAAAGCTCCCCTTGGGGAATACGAAAATCTGCAAATGGCCTCTTTAGTGATGAACAATTCTTCTATAGACATGACTGATATTTCTCTTTTAACCAAGTATTCTAAAGCAGAACTCAGTAAGCAAATTACCTATGAGAGAGATCATGTAAGCTTAACAATTCCGGCTATTTCTATCAACGATCACAATTATGTGGCCAACAAAGATTCACTTCAAATTAATTTCAAAGAAGTAAAATTCATAGAGCCCAACTTAGAAATTTATAGGGATAAGTCTCCATTGGAAGATTTAAGTACAAAGCCACTTTACGGTACACTATTAAGAAAATTACCCTTTATGATCGCAATAGATACCATTTTAATTAAGCAAGGAACAATTGTTTATAGAGAAGATGCACCTAATAATGTAAAAGCGGGTGCTTTACGATTTACTAATTTAAATGCAGATATTAATAATCTATCCAATTTGACAACAGTTAACGATACAGTAAGCATAAAACTCAACGCGAATTTAATGGATGCCGGTGCACTGCACTTAGATTGGAAGTTCAATGTGAACGACCCACATAATTCTTTTTTAATATCTGGCAAGCTTTCAAATTTTTATACTGAAAAGCTAAACGATTTTCTTGTGCCTAACTTAAGAACTCAAACTACCGGAACCATTGAACAACTCTATTTTACCATATCGGGTGATAAATACACCTCTAGCGGAGACATCAAAATGCGATATGAAGATTTTAAATTTCAATTGTTGAACAAAGAAAGGAACGGTGTAAAAAAAGTGCTTTCCTTTATTGGTAATTTATTTGTTAACGATGGCTCAAAAGCAGATGAAAACGGTTTTAGGTATGGTACAATTTCCGTTGAACGCACACAACATAAATCGTTTTTCAATTATTTGTGGATAAACCTACAAGATGGCCTAGTAGATGTACTTACCAGCAATGGCAAAAAAGAATAG
- a CDS encoding helix-turn-helix domain-containing protein has translation MRELIINSTKSENIFTQIQTCLQGKLKGDWGEKIITFNNSTGKGTLRTIDFNWGLSLIDCDIKLNEDVKIVFDTDELSPIEFIFITKGYFEYSENYTDAFNRLKQFQNTIISHKRNAKKTFLFPKGEHLKINFIRVERQEYLQKKNNDISQLNQLLVSIFNDNECNTAFQHGGSYSLRIAEEIKLLNNIDIDNGMLRSLSLEGRVYLILSLQLLEHKNFEENMNLPEAISKEDILKIHKLTTYIIENISENISITTLSEESGLSPKKLQLGFKILYSKTVNEYVRSLKLEISKNYLKNSDLSVSEIVYAIGIKSRSYFSKIFFEAYDILPTEYRKHIKNKNSSIR, from the coding sequence ATGAGGGAGTTGATTATAAATAGTACTAAGTCAGAAAACATTTTTACCCAGATACAAACGTGTTTGCAGGGTAAACTTAAAGGTGACTGGGGCGAAAAAATCATAACCTTCAATAATAGCACAGGAAAAGGTACGCTGAGAACCATTGATTTTAATTGGGGCCTATCTCTAATTGATTGTGATATTAAGCTCAACGAAGATGTAAAAATTGTGTTTGATACCGATGAACTATCTCCAATTGAATTCATTTTTATTACAAAAGGCTATTTTGAGTATAGCGAAAACTACACCGATGCTTTCAATAGGCTTAAGCAGTTTCAAAATACGATTATCTCCCATAAAAGAAATGCCAAAAAAACATTTCTATTTCCAAAAGGTGAGCATTTAAAAATCAATTTTATACGGGTAGAACGTCAAGAGTATCTACAAAAGAAGAACAATGACATTTCGCAATTAAATCAATTATTGGTTTCAATTTTCAATGACAATGAATGCAACACCGCTTTTCAGCACGGTGGTAGTTATAGTCTAAGAATTGCGGAAGAAATAAAATTGCTCAACAACATAGATATTGACAACGGCATGCTAAGATCCTTATCACTAGAGGGTAGGGTCTATCTTATACTATCTCTACAATTATTAGAACATAAAAATTTTGAAGAAAATATGAATTTACCTGAAGCTATTTCTAAAGAGGATATTCTAAAAATTCACAAATTGACCACTTATATTATTGAAAATATATCCGAGAATATATCAATTACCACCTTAAGTGAAGAGTCTGGACTTAGCCCTAAAAAATTACAATTAGGTTTTAAAATTTTATATTCAAAAACAGTCAATGAGTATGTACGATCTTTAAAGCTTGAAATTTCCAAGAATTACCTAAAAAATTCCGATCTCTCCGTTTCAGAAATAGTCTATGCCATAGGTATTAAAAGTAGAAGTTATTTCTCTAAAATTTTCTTTGAAGCATATGATATACTACCAACCGAGTATAGAAAGCATATAAAGAACAAAAACTCATCTATACGTTAA
- a CDS encoding sulfite exporter TauE/SafE family protein has translation MLLSITSEITPTAWILASIATFIIGLSKAGIKGIAVLNVTIMALAFGARQSTGMVVPLLVLADIFAVIYYNRYTQWKYVFKVLPWMLVGLLIGVFIGNELPEKFFKIGMAIIIIITVGMMFYWDRKKDKNVPSHWSFAGSIGTIAGITTMVGNLAGAFSNIYFLAMRLPKNHFIGTAAWLFLIINIIKLPFHFFVWKTISVESLQLNLMLLPGILLGFFVGVKFIKYIKEAFFRKMILVLTAVGAVLIMLS, from the coding sequence GTGCTACTATCAATAACTTCTGAAATTACCCCAACGGCCTGGATTCTTGCTTCTATAGCCACCTTTATCATAGGATTATCCAAAGCGGGAATAAAAGGCATTGCCGTTTTAAACGTTACGATCATGGCGTTGGCATTTGGCGCAAGACAATCCACGGGTATGGTAGTACCGTTACTGGTTCTCGCCGATATTTTTGCAGTAATTTACTATAACCGATACACACAATGGAAATATGTTTTTAAAGTATTGCCATGGATGTTGGTCGGACTTTTAATAGGGGTTTTTATTGGCAATGAATTGCCTGAGAAATTTTTTAAAATAGGTATGGCCATCATCATCATCATTACCGTAGGTATGATGTTCTATTGGGACCGTAAAAAAGACAAGAACGTACCATCACATTGGTCGTTTGCAGGTTCTATTGGTACCATTGCAGGTATTACCACCATGGTGGGAAATTTGGCGGGGGCCTTTTCCAATATTTATTTTTTAGCCATGCGCCTACCTAAAAATCATTTTATTGGCACTGCGGCTTGGTTGTTCTTGATCATAAACATTATTAAACTACCCTTTCACTTTTTTGTTTGGAAAACCATTTCCGTAGAGTCGTTACAATTAAACTTGATGCTCTTGCCTGGCATTCTATTGGGTTTCTTCGTAGGGGTCAAATTTATTAAATACATTAAAGAAGCATTTTTCAGAAAAATGATTTTGGTGTTGACCGCTGTAGGTGCGGTGCTTATTATGCTTAGTTAA
- a CDS encoding GH3 family domain-containing protein, translating to MNIIGNFIKGVINVTDKIAGEDNPIEDQKSVLQNLLETAKDTSFGKAYAFEDILESNNPQQAFRNAVPYFDYNQINDAWWHKLHEGQTNVTWPGSPDYFALSSGTTGKTSKRIPVTDAMIDAIRQAGIKQVLAISNFDLPADFFETGILMLGSSTDLVENDDHLEGEISGISASNIPSWFSGYYKPGKEIAQIDDWDERVAKIAEKAADWDIGALSGIPSWIELMLKEVIKKHNLNNIHEIWPNLQVYTSGGVAFGPYEKSFNALMGKPVTVIDTYLASEGFIAFQARPETDAMKLVTDNGIYFEFVPFDPDYILEDGSLAQDAPSLTLSEVEKGQNYVLIISTVSGAWRYLIGDTIEFTDVERAEIKITGRTKFFLNTVGSQLSVNKLDDALQDIMETFDIEIPEYTLCAKKYDDGFYHTWYLGTTTTQNPEKIAEKLDKSLKAANKNYKVARSKALKGVKVFTVNPEVFYDWNDSNKKKGGQVKMERVMKEEKFAEWEEFVKKHHNI from the coding sequence ATGAATATCATAGGAAACTTTATTAAAGGGGTTATCAATGTTACCGATAAAATTGCCGGTGAAGACAACCCTATTGAAGATCAAAAGTCTGTGCTTCAAAACCTATTGGAAACGGCAAAAGACACTTCTTTTGGTAAAGCGTATGCGTTTGAAGATATTCTAGAGAGTAACAACCCTCAACAGGCATTTCGTAATGCTGTTCCTTATTTTGATTATAATCAGATCAATGACGCTTGGTGGCATAAATTACATGAGGGACAAACCAATGTCACATGGCCGGGTAGTCCCGATTATTTTGCACTGAGTTCCGGTACTACTGGAAAAACAAGTAAACGTATTCCCGTAACAGATGCCATGATAGATGCCATAAGACAAGCAGGTATAAAGCAGGTGCTGGCCATTTCAAACTTCGATCTTCCGGCAGATTTCTTTGAAACCGGCATTTTAATGCTGGGCAGTTCTACGGATTTGGTTGAAAACGATGATCATTTAGAAGGTGAAATCAGTGGTATTAGTGCCAGTAACATTCCGTCATGGTTTAGTGGTTATTATAAACCTGGAAAGGAAATTGCCCAAATTGATGATTGGGACGAACGCGTTGCAAAGATTGCCGAAAAGGCTGCGGACTGGGACATTGGAGCGTTAAGCGGAATTCCTTCTTGGATAGAACTAATGCTGAAGGAGGTCATTAAAAAACACAACCTTAACAACATTCATGAAATATGGCCCAATCTACAGGTCTACACATCTGGTGGAGTGGCTTTTGGTCCCTACGAAAAGAGTTTTAACGCCTTAATGGGCAAACCCGTTACGGTAATTGATACCTATTTGGCATCTGAAGGGTTTATCGCCTTTCAAGCAAGACCAGAAACCGATGCCATGAAGTTGGTGACCGACAATGGTATTTACTTTGAGTTTGTTCCTTTTGATCCAGATTATATTCTTGAAGATGGTTCTCTTGCTCAAGATGCACCATCATTAACTCTTTCTGAAGTTGAAAAAGGACAAAACTACGTGCTCATTATCAGTACGGTCAGCGGTGCTTGGCGTTACCTAATTGGAGATACCATAGAATTTACAGATGTGGAACGTGCCGAAATAAAAATTACGGGGCGCACCAAATTTTTCTTAAACACCGTGGGTTCACAGTTATCTGTCAATAAATTGGATGATGCGCTACAAGATATCATGGAAACCTTTGACATTGAAATACCAGAATATACCCTTTGTGCAAAAAAGTACGATGATGGTTTTTACCATACATGGTACCTAGGCACTACCACTACTCAAAACCCTGAAAAGATTGCGGAAAAACTTGACAAATCATTAAAAGCTGCCAATAAAAATTACAAGGTTGCCAGGTCTAAAGCTTTGAAAGGAGTGAAAGTATTCACGGTAAATCCAGAAGTTTTTTACGATTGGAACGATAGTAACAAAAAGAAAGGCGGACAAGTAAAAATGGAGCGAGTTATGAAAGAGGAAAAGTTTGCCGAGTGGGAAGAGTTCGTTAAAAAACATCATAATATTTAA